A part of Neodiprion pinetum isolate iyNeoPine1 chromosome 4, iyNeoPine1.2, whole genome shotgun sequence genomic DNA contains:
- the LOC124217540 gene encoding phosphatidylinositol N-acetylglucosaminyltransferase subunit Y gives MYVTTFEYYFLLLLVLVPVHLFFKLWSWLGWELFINN, from the coding sequence ATGTATGTTACTACATTTGAATACTACTTTCTTCTCTTGTTGGTACTTGTACCTGTACACTTATTCTTTAAGCTTTGGTCTTGGCTAGGCTGggaattatttatcaataattaA